In Porphyrobacter sp. LM 6, one DNA window encodes the following:
- the hisI gene encoding phosphoribosyl-AMP cyclohydrolase, whose amino-acid sequence MTQTPELTTEEREGGAVFAPRFDDKGLLTAVVVDKVSKAVLVVAHMNAEALAATLETGRVHFWSRSRGRLWMKGESSGHILAVEEVRVDCDQDALLIIATPAGPTCHTGAVSCFYRSVDVGEGGHVLVKVKT is encoded by the coding sequence GTGACCCAAACGCCTGAGTTGACCACCGAAGAGCGCGAAGGCGGAGCGGTTTTTGCGCCGCGTTTCGACGACAAGGGCCTGTTGACGGCGGTTGTTGTCGACAAGGTTTCGAAGGCCGTTCTGGTGGTGGCGCACATGAATGCCGAAGCGCTTGCGGCGACGCTCGAGACGGGGCGAGTCCACTTCTGGTCGCGCTCGCGCGGCAGGCTGTGGATGAAGGGCGAGAGTTCGGGCCACATTCTCGCGGTCGAGGAAGTGCGGGTCGATTGTGATCAGGATGCTCTTCTGATCATTGCCACGCCGGCGGGGCCGACTTGCCATACGGGGGCCGTCAGCTGCTTCTACCGCAGTGTAGATGTGGGCGAGGGTGGCCACGTTCTCGTTAAGGTCAAGACTTGA
- a CDS encoding MerR family transcriptional regulator — MATASSPLADTGIPAESRRNGAHLDRPDVHEREQFTISDLTSEFGCTARALRFYEDEGLISPARVGLTRVYSKRDRARLAWIMRAKNVGFSLTEIREMIDLYDLDDGRVEQRRVTIEKCRAHIAKLQEQRADIDSSIKELTEFVAEIEKLDLR, encoded by the coding sequence ATGGCTACCGCTTCTTCTCCGCTCGCTGACACTGGCATTCCCGCCGAATCGCGTCGCAACGGCGCGCACCTTGACCGGCCGGACGTCCACGAACGCGAGCAATTCACCATCTCCGATCTGACGTCGGAATTCGGCTGCACCGCGCGTGCGCTTCGTTTTTACGAGGATGAAGGGCTGATCAGCCCCGCGCGTGTCGGCTTGACCCGCGTTTATTCCAAGCGTGACCGCGCCCGCCTCGCATGGATCATGCGCGCCAAGAACGTCGGCTTTAGCCTCACCGAAATCCGCGAGATGATTGACCTCTACGATCTCGACGATGGCCGCGTGGAGCAGCGCCGCGTCACGATCGAGAAGTGCCGCGCGCACATTGCCAAGTTGCAGGAACAGCGCGCCGACATCGATTCCTCGATCAAGGAACTGACCGAATTCGTCGCCGAGATCGAAAAGCTCGACCTGCGCTGA